The following are from one region of the Silene latifolia isolate original U9 population chromosome 9, ASM4854445v1, whole genome shotgun sequence genome:
- the LOC141601602 gene encoding uncharacterized protein LOC141601602 translates to MNKPNKQTEIKRLLGRNNVGLCGLFETKIKANNGNNVRNLLCDSWSICTNSSLHHGGRIWLLWDPSLYDVTVLDIQVQCIHSEVLDKARRNRFWFTVIYGLNKLAEREPLWDSLRTYYGRITRPWMAGGDFNAIMASNERIGGAPVTNAEMRPLLQVTQDCQLYDLGAKGAFYTWTHKHEVGSKVCSRLDRVLINDEWLAEFPDSYTHFLPEGVFDHCPAIIRLEMERQRNGHSFKYFNMWASAADYKEIVSNGWNQHVFGSPMYRVVRKLKVLKGAFRKLNREQFEDIENLTHIAEIALA, encoded by the coding sequence ATGAATAAACCTAACAAGCAAACAGAAATAAAACGTTTGTTAGGAAGGAATAATGTAGGTTTATGTGGTTTGtttgaaacaaaaataaaagcaaataatGGGAATAATGTAAGGAATTTATTATGTGATAGTTGGTCAATCTGTACTAATTCTAGCCTTCATCATGGGGGCAGAATATGGTTGTTATGGGATCCTAGTCTGTATGATGTTACTGTGCTTGACATTCAAGTTCAGTGTATTCACTCAGAAGTCCTTGATAAAGCTAGAAGGAATAGGTTCTGGTTTACTGTAATATATGGTTTGAATAAGCTTGCTGAAAGGGAGCCTTTATGGGATAGCCTTCGTACTTACTATGGTAGAATTACTAGACCATGGATGGCGGGAGGTGATTTTAATGCTATTATGGCCTCTAATGAACGAATTGGAGGGGCTCCTGTCACAAATGCTGAGATGAGACCTCTTCTTCAGGTCACTCAGGATTGTCAGTTGTATGATTTGGGTGCTAAGGGTGCTTTTTACACCTGGACACACAAACATGAGGTTGGGTCTAAAGTTTGTAGTAGGTTGGATAGAGTTCTCATCAATGATGAGTGGCTTGCTGAATTTCCTGATAGTTACACTCATTTCTTGCCTGAAGGTGTCTTTGACCATTGTCCTGCCATCATTAGGCTTGAAATGGAGAGGCAGAGAAATGGACActcttttaaatattttaatatgtgggctTCTGCAGCTGACTATAAGGAGATTGTGAGCAATGGGTGGAACCAGCATGTGTTTGGCTCTCCTATGTATAGGGTGGTCAGGAAATTGAAGGTGTTAAAGGGTGCTTTCAGGAAACTTAATAGAGAGCAGTTTGAGGATATTGAAAATCTTACTCATATAGCTGAGATTGCTTTGGCTTAG